From Variovorax sp. PMC12, the proteins below share one genomic window:
- a CDS encoding glycosyltransferase family protein, translated as MFDLNVSPVPYADPWLQPLSERLAMLYRRKVRVAYFYEEPNNSTFRYRAYNMAQVLNEPDAGDVSASYFFLSDSDRFDEIADAADLLVICRSRYCHQVNGLITKFRARGKRVLFDVDDLVVDTDYAHLVVATLGLDVTQKGVWDDWFAMIARMHQTLRLCDGAITTNAFLAQKIADCSGLPVAVIPNFMNKEQLDLAEKVFAAKERARFSGNGKTTLGYFSGSPSHRLDYAIVEPSLVDVLAERPNVEVMVVGYIDHGPAMREFRHRISRQPFHDYVNLQRLLGTVEFNLMPLQSNAFTDCKSELKYFEAASVGTLSIASPSFTYSRAISDGETGYLSKAHEWTESILRAIDQSTEVYASMAARAREDALRKFGWQHQRETILDALQLA; from the coding sequence ATGTTTGACTTGAACGTCTCTCCGGTTCCTTACGCGGACCCCTGGCTCCAGCCGCTTTCGGAGCGGTTGGCGATGCTGTATCGACGCAAGGTGCGCGTCGCTTACTTCTACGAAGAACCCAACAACAGCACCTTCCGCTACCGTGCCTACAACATGGCCCAGGTGCTGAATGAGCCTGACGCAGGCGACGTGTCGGCCAGCTATTTTTTCCTGTCGGACAGCGATCGGTTCGACGAGATTGCCGACGCCGCTGATCTGCTTGTGATCTGCCGGTCGCGGTATTGCCATCAAGTGAATGGCCTGATCACCAAGTTCAGGGCGCGCGGCAAGCGCGTGCTGTTCGATGTCGATGACCTTGTGGTCGACACCGACTACGCGCACCTCGTCGTGGCGACTCTGGGCCTCGACGTGACCCAGAAGGGTGTCTGGGACGACTGGTTTGCGATGATCGCCCGGATGCACCAGACGCTGAGACTGTGTGACGGAGCGATCACGACAAACGCGTTCCTCGCACAGAAGATCGCAGACTGCTCCGGCCTGCCTGTGGCGGTGATCCCGAACTTCATGAACAAGGAGCAGCTCGACTTGGCGGAGAAGGTCTTTGCAGCGAAGGAACGCGCGCGCTTCTCAGGCAACGGAAAGACCACCCTTGGGTATTTCAGCGGTTCGCCGTCGCACCGCCTCGATTACGCGATCGTGGAGCCATCGCTGGTGGATGTGCTAGCCGAGCGGCCAAATGTGGAAGTGATGGTCGTTGGCTACATTGACCACGGCCCTGCCATGCGCGAGTTCCGGCATCGAATCAGCCGCCAGCCGTTCCATGACTACGTGAACCTGCAGCGACTGCTGGGCACGGTGGAATTCAACCTGATGCCGCTGCAATCGAATGCTTTCACCGACTGCAAGTCGGAGTTGAAATACTTTGAAGCAGCAAGCGTTGGGACCTTGAGCATCGCGTCACCCAGCTTCACTTACAGCCGTGCCATCAGCGACGGCGAAACCGGCTATCTGTCGAAGGCCCACGAATGGACCGAATCGATTCTTCGAGCGATAGACCAGAGCACCGAGGTGTATGCGTCGATGGCAGCGCGGGCGCGCGAGGATGCGTTGCGCAAGTTCGGCTGGCAGCACCAGCGCGAAACCATCCTCGACGCCTTGCAGCTGGCCTGA
- a CDS encoding rhamnosyltransferase WsaF family glycosyltransferase yields MSVRARRLLAFWKENGTSATVRLFRTKLGAAVAGRPVLNKIKAGSWVAGVSGPPGTVGEIIRHKFPNSQPLPTYLIPKPSLPRVSLVTDSIGSGSLFGGVGTALLFAAQLANRMNATLRVVTRTEVPSPKNASQVLNAYGIELLHEIQFAYAPIPNDNEEPESTAGAVAGLDVVPDETFVTTSWWTTAAALPSVPHASIIYLLQEDERMFYPFGEERVQCERILHNQDIRFVVNTRLLFDHLKANGMEQLERNGCWFEPSFPRSLFHEREREPGGKKRFFFYARPYNPRNLFHIGLEIIDRAVNTGILDLDQWDIFLVGKDIPNVTFGNGYVPKRCEGLNWEAYADLAGTIDLGLSLMYTPHPSYPPFDLAASGAVVVTNKFANKQDLSNYSRNIICAELNTDALVDALREGVALAEDKEARKRNFAANGLGADWTQSFEETLRLLTAGR; encoded by the coding sequence ATGAGTGTGCGTGCGCGCCGACTGTTGGCATTTTGGAAAGAGAACGGAACCTCGGCAACGGTACGGCTTTTTCGCACCAAGCTAGGCGCCGCGGTTGCGGGGCGGCCGGTTCTTAACAAGATTAAAGCGGGGTCCTGGGTCGCAGGGGTGTCTGGGCCCCCGGGGACTGTTGGCGAAATCATCCGCCATAAGTTTCCCAACTCTCAGCCGCTTCCGACTTATCTGATTCCAAAGCCATCGCTCCCACGTGTCAGCCTCGTCACCGACAGCATCGGCAGTGGCAGCCTTTTCGGAGGTGTTGGCACTGCATTGCTGTTCGCTGCGCAGTTGGCCAACCGGATGAACGCAACGCTGCGGGTCGTGACGCGTACGGAGGTGCCGTCGCCGAAGAATGCTTCACAGGTTTTGAATGCGTACGGAATCGAGCTCCTTCACGAGATCCAGTTCGCCTATGCGCCGATTCCGAACGACAACGAGGAACCCGAGTCGACAGCTGGAGCAGTCGCGGGCCTGGACGTCGTTCCCGATGAGACGTTCGTCACCACGTCATGGTGGACGACCGCGGCCGCACTGCCCAGCGTTCCGCATGCTTCGATCATCTATCTGCTGCAGGAAGACGAGCGAATGTTCTATCCGTTCGGGGAAGAGCGGGTGCAGTGCGAGCGCATTCTGCACAACCAGGACATTCGATTCGTTGTGAACACCCGCCTTCTTTTCGATCATTTGAAAGCCAACGGCATGGAGCAGTTGGAGAGAAATGGATGCTGGTTCGAGCCGTCGTTTCCCAGGTCGCTGTTTCACGAGCGTGAGCGCGAACCGGGCGGAAAAAAGCGTTTCTTCTTCTATGCAAGGCCGTACAACCCGCGCAACCTGTTTCATATAGGGCTCGAAATCATCGATCGTGCAGTCAACACGGGCATCCTCGACCTTGATCAATGGGACATCTTTCTTGTCGGCAAGGACATTCCCAATGTGACATTCGGGAATGGCTATGTGCCCAAGCGCTGTGAAGGGCTCAACTGGGAGGCCTACGCTGACCTGGCAGGAACGATCGACCTCGGGCTCTCGCTGATGTACACGCCGCACCCCAGCTACCCGCCGTTCGACCTTGCGGCAAGCGGCGCGGTCGTGGTGACCAACAAGTTCGCCAACAAGCAGGATCTGTCCAACTACTCGCGCAACATCATTTGTGCCGAACTGAACACCGATGCGCTTGTCGACGCGCTTCGTGAGGGTGTGGCGCTTGCTGAAGACAAGGAAGCACGCAAGCGTAATTTCGCAGCCAACGGTTTGGGTGCGGACTGGACCCAGTCGTTCGAGGAAACCCTTCGGTTGCTCACCGCGGGACGTTGA
- a CDS encoding glycosyltransferase yields MNSPRILALLPFLVRGALSIAIFRDLRERGFEITIAYCDAASGAYTPDALEDFASTGHLLNLAGMDSAARFHKVLELLCDRKIDLLLQIGAADLYHLLPYWKERLPRLRIADILYNEIGHTLNHFIYEKCFDTVMVESEFMAGFIRRFSRKNNPPVTVVRSGVNVEEFAPNNSPKSELLKIGFVGRMSEEKNPIGFVELAEELGRREPLYDFRMFGTGPDEAIVRARISNSAVANRLKYHGFVEHVKDGLHQLDVLVLPSKFDGRPVLVMEANACGIPVIAAPVGGIPELVIDGVNGFLIFPTATEHIHALLLSWLEQPHELAALKLASRMHALEHFDREKMIAAYAAAFSDIAAS; encoded by the coding sequence ATGAACTCACCCCGAATTTTGGCGTTGCTCCCTTTTTTGGTGCGTGGGGCGCTCTCTATTGCAATCTTCCGGGACCTGAGAGAGCGAGGTTTTGAGATAACGATTGCTTATTGTGATGCTGCATCGGGTGCTTACACTCCCGACGCGCTGGAGGATTTCGCGTCTACTGGTCACCTGCTCAATCTGGCGGGAATGGACAGCGCCGCGCGCTTTCATAAAGTTCTCGAGCTGCTTTGTGATCGAAAGATCGATCTATTATTGCAGATCGGCGCGGCCGATTTGTATCACCTACTACCATACTGGAAAGAGCGGCTGCCAAGATTGCGCATTGCTGATATTCTTTATAACGAAATCGGACATACGCTGAATCATTTCATTTATGAAAAGTGCTTCGACACTGTCATGGTTGAGAGTGAGTTTATGGCTGGTTTCATCAGGCGATTTTCTCGAAAGAACAACCCGCCGGTGACTGTGGTGAGGAGTGGTGTCAATGTAGAAGAATTCGCGCCGAACAATAGTCCGAAAAGTGAATTACTCAAAATTGGATTCGTTGGTCGAATGTCGGAGGAAAAAAATCCAATTGGCTTTGTAGAGCTGGCGGAAGAGTTGGGACGTCGGGAGCCGTTGTATGACTTCAGAATGTTTGGTACAGGCCCTGACGAGGCGATAGTCAGGGCGCGCATTTCGAACAGTGCTGTCGCAAACAGATTGAAATATCACGGTTTTGTGGAGCATGTGAAAGATGGCTTACATCAGTTGGATGTTCTTGTCCTTCCTTCGAAATTCGATGGAAGGCCTGTTCTGGTTATGGAGGCGAATGCATGCGGCATTCCCGTCATCGCAGCACCCGTGGGCGGAATTCCGGAGCTAGTCATCGACGGGGTTAACGGCTTCCTGATTTTTCCGACAGCGACTGAGCATATCCATGCCTTGCTATTGAGTTGGCTGGAGCAGCCGCACGAACTAGCTGCACTAAAGCTTGCCTCGCGGATGCACGCGTTGGAACATTTCGATCGTGAAAAGATGATTGCCGCGTATGCGGCAGCCTTTTCCGACATTGCTGCGAGTTGA
- a CDS encoding glycosyltransferase family 2 protein, with amino-acid sequence MSMDPLLSYIVLSYNYERYIGKTLQSIFDQTVQDFEIVVVDDCSTDNSVEIVLAIKDARIRLFKNERNLGGAASYNRAVLEARGKWLVNLDADDWIDPRKAEIQLKVAASDPRLDVIGSHVTIYDEDDNPHPSSDVLEAVFNNEYDLNLVDTWIGANHLCRSSTMVRAIAHKQWGLDDPSMIRAPDYELWTRALRDGCRFAVVPQRLTFIRAHSRGVTHGDPVSGLLELSYAMQRNLVPLAATRSLFNSVARIVAWACRHPSLSQLPPVQAHRLIGALMQPAIISNYQHFLAMLTGQSDHFQLAELGRRLFAFVGPDADAYQEVRKLHNDIQSYIDARDYFKNESEKWELAFKGLQAEHQIMSASLSLLNPTGAQVFVKPEPEYAEHTMSDSWSPAARQGSFFARVWTLFTRLLPK; translated from the coding sequence ATGAGTATGGATCCCCTTCTTTCGTACATCGTCCTTTCATACAACTATGAACGCTACATAGGTAAGACACTGCAAAGCATCTTTGACCAAACGGTGCAAGATTTCGAAATTGTGGTGGTGGATGATTGCTCGACCGACAACTCAGTTGAGATAGTGTTGGCTATCAAAGACGCTCGAATCAGGCTTTTTAAAAACGAGAGAAATTTAGGTGGTGCGGCGAGTTACAACCGTGCAGTTTTGGAAGCGCGCGGCAAGTGGTTGGTCAATCTTGATGCAGATGATTGGATTGACCCGCGAAAAGCCGAAATTCAGCTAAAGGTGGCGGCGTCGGATCCTCGCCTTGACGTCATTGGTTCGCATGTTACTATTTACGACGAAGATGACAATCCACATCCTTCTTCCGACGTATTGGAGGCGGTGTTCAACAATGAATATGATCTGAATCTGGTCGATACCTGGATCGGTGCCAATCATTTGTGTCGGTCGTCAACTATGGTACGTGCAATTGCGCATAAGCAATGGGGGTTGGATGACCCATCGATGATTCGTGCCCCTGATTACGAACTGTGGACTCGCGCATTACGAGATGGGTGCAGATTCGCTGTTGTTCCTCAACGCCTGACTTTCATTCGTGCACACTCGCGCGGTGTAACGCACGGAGATCCAGTTAGCGGTTTGCTTGAACTCAGCTATGCAATGCAGCGCAATTTGGTTCCTCTCGCAGCAACACGATCATTGTTTAATTCAGTTGCGCGCATTGTGGCATGGGCGTGCCGTCATCCTTCGCTGAGCCAACTGCCACCAGTTCAGGCGCATAGGCTGATTGGCGCACTAATGCAGCCGGCGATCATTTCCAATTATCAGCATTTTCTCGCAATGCTGACCGGCCAAAGTGATCACTTCCAACTCGCTGAACTCGGCCGCCGGTTGTTTGCATTTGTAGGGCCCGATGCCGATGCTTATCAGGAGGTCCGGAAACTCCATAACGATATTCAATCCTACATTGATGCGCGGGATTACTTCAAGAATGAGAGTGAAAAATGGGAGCTCGCTTTTAAAGGACTTCAGGCGGAGCATCAAATCATGAGTGCCAGCCTTTCGTTGTTAAATCCAACGGGAGCACAAGTGTTTGTTAAGCCTGAGCCTGAATATGCAGAACATACGATGAGCGATAGTTGGTCTCCTGCCGCGCGTCAGGGTTCTTTTTTTGCGCGAGTATGGACGCTTTTTACACGTCTTCTGCCGAAATGA
- a CDS encoding DegT/DnrJ/EryC1/StrS family aminotransferase produces MLKTLSVENFGPSSSQIKVLRPRLPVAAKLLPYLDRIDSTRIYSNYGPLNAEFVQRLGEFVGGSLVTLTSSGTTAIELALRLHRRQGIYCLMPSFTFIASAHAVCNAGLVPYLVETDPDSLALTPEIAKAALASIGDSVAAVLVVSAFGAPPDLAVWAKFEQENKIPVVFDAAAALTSLSGIGSQPVCVSLHATKTLGIGEGGAILCGNRDLIDRATAMTGFGFAGNERMSSMRAGNYRISEYAAAVGLAGLDGLPARINEMKRLTAAYAYRLEGKSVRLQRGVGIDWVTMTLNVVVPSEDVDATTLRLDDAKVEWRRWWGAGCHRHPAFKDVPASDLSATDALSPRVIGLPFHDDLSSNDLDRVTGCLR; encoded by the coding sequence ATGCTAAAAACCCTTTCTGTTGAAAACTTCGGCCCGTCTTCCTCGCAAATTAAGGTCTTGCGGCCAAGGTTGCCAGTTGCGGCCAAACTCCTGCCTTATCTCGATCGCATCGACAGCACGCGTATATACAGCAATTACGGTCCCTTAAACGCCGAGTTTGTGCAGCGTCTTGGTGAATTTGTCGGTGGTAGTTTAGTAACACTTACCTCCAGCGGGACTACCGCAATTGAGCTCGCGCTGAGATTGCATAGGAGGCAAGGAATCTATTGCCTGATGCCCTCATTTACTTTCATCGCCAGCGCGCATGCAGTATGCAATGCGGGGTTGGTTCCGTATTTAGTTGAGACCGACCCAGACTCTCTGGCACTCACGCCAGAGATTGCGAAAGCGGCGCTTGCCTCGATAGGCGATTCAGTTGCTGCGGTATTGGTGGTTAGTGCTTTCGGTGCTCCCCCTGATCTTGCTGTTTGGGCTAAGTTCGAGCAAGAAAATAAAATCCCAGTAGTGTTCGATGCGGCTGCTGCATTGACGTCCCTTTCTGGCATCGGCAGCCAACCGGTCTGCGTGAGTCTGCATGCAACTAAGACCTTAGGTATTGGCGAAGGAGGAGCAATCCTATGTGGTAACCGCGATCTAATAGACCGCGCAACCGCAATGACAGGTTTTGGATTCGCCGGTAATGAGCGCATGTCTTCGATGCGCGCCGGCAACTACCGCATCTCTGAATACGCGGCTGCAGTGGGTCTTGCCGGGCTGGATGGTTTGCCGGCGCGGATCAACGAAATGAAGCGCTTGACAGCCGCATATGCATATCGGCTCGAAGGGAAGTCGGTGCGCCTACAACGCGGAGTCGGAATTGATTGGGTCACCATGACATTGAACGTAGTTGTGCCGAGTGAGGACGTCGACGCGACAACTCTACGGCTCGACGATGCAAAGGTTGAGTGGCGCCGTTGGTGGGGGGCGGGTTGCCATCGGCACCCGGCGTTCAAGGATGTCCCGGCGTCTGATCTCTCGGCAACCGACGCTCTTTCTCCGCGCGTAATCGGTTTGCCGTTCCATGATGACTTGTCGTCGAACGACCTAGACCGCGTCACCGGTTGCCTGCGATGA
- a CDS encoding NeuD/PglB/VioB family sugar acetyltransferase, giving the protein MTLLIYGAGGLGREVLSALQASGEFVSGFVVDPGYSAPDIRGLQVRVARLETLLDPALRFVLAVGDSRARQHAALLLGLKAKFVTVRHPAAVIGPCVSFGMGTMILGLCSITTDVSIGSHGLINPGCTIAHDCVLEDFVNLGPSCAIAGRVTVREGANLGAGVCVAPGVVIGAWSTVGAGAVVIRDVDPGSTVVGVPARPIGRSGGISRSIPPTA; this is encoded by the coding sequence ATGACTCTGTTGATCTATGGGGCAGGCGGCCTGGGGCGCGAAGTTCTTTCGGCTTTGCAAGCTAGCGGAGAGTTCGTGTCCGGTTTTGTCGTTGACCCAGGCTACTCAGCACCGGACATTCGAGGCTTGCAAGTACGCGTCGCACGTCTGGAGACGCTGCTTGATCCAGCGCTTCGCTTCGTTCTGGCGGTGGGGGATAGTCGGGCGCGTCAACACGCTGCTCTGCTGCTAGGTCTTAAGGCTAAGTTCGTTACAGTGCGCCATCCGGCCGCAGTGATCGGCCCCTGCGTGTCATTTGGGATGGGCACAATGATCCTCGGCTTATGCAGTATCACCACAGATGTTTCGATTGGGTCCCACGGGCTGATCAATCCCGGCTGCACTATCGCGCATGACTGTGTGTTGGAGGATTTCGTTAATCTTGGACCATCGTGCGCTATCGCTGGACGAGTCACTGTTCGCGAAGGTGCCAACCTCGGCGCGGGTGTTTGTGTCGCGCCGGGTGTTGTAATTGGCGCTTGGTCAACGGTTGGCGCTGGTGCTGTTGTGATCCGTGACGTCGACCCAGGGTCTACCGTTGTTGGTGTACCGGCGCGCCCCATTGGTCGCAGCGGGGGTATTTCACGTTCAATTCCACCTACGGCCTAG
- a CDS encoding glycosyltransferase family 2 protein: MSGLVFVSSGLFPYTTCSAGRAMFNMLRSLSEADRMRATLLTVDVPVDRHSFEATFPHVRLVEVDTGSGQDLLASSNQHPPARAYSNTLFHWKSACVFRVLSTLSRNISVDYVEFPDEGGLAFCTLQECRLRGFLPGALIAVRVHMSHTAHLHAEARPLAIDDLNVSDLERKCLRDCDCVVVQTAALGESVRQMFGLAQEEWSQRVVCHAIPAVIDFHLTPPSATPSSLDQAIVFVSTLERFERPDLFLRGVAGFMQANPDYSGTMILAGAGLDQAYAAQVQRLVPSSLIERVRVEPALGRRELEALISRATVVFSRSYGSVCLAALEASLLGARVILNERNKAFGGATGWIDGINCLKFDGTVLGLMHTLERNAKQNVELEPLHVPNSAWPWICAPRVQRAWRAPDVLPIVSIVVPHYDLGNYLGETLESLNAQTYENIEIIVVDDASTDARSKLAIDLLTRNSDPRLKVVRLVANVGLAAARNIGVQHASGKYVLTLDADDLIHPSFLTVGVSALENCPEFDIVVTPAGYFLDGESAPLASVVTDFCDYAVFSGEAVVAGLIENRFSTATALFRKSALERFAYDESLNCYEDWSLFMRMCDAGLRSLVTTEVFFYYRRRPNSMVHTPRDVVRRRIEYGDMLRTGAPEAVKQKARHLAVGIGSPVAGNHVYPSMDAIAAENDADATAGKNPGDLPSTEAETEETLGLFGGRGQYDQQVVFASLKLSRWMEQKVPSVVKGGISMARWGWRAYRALRGTGKR; this comes from the coding sequence ATGAGCGGCCTTGTCTTCGTGTCGTCGGGCTTGTTCCCTTACACCACTTGCAGCGCCGGCCGGGCCATGTTCAATATGCTGCGCTCGCTGAGCGAGGCAGATCGTATGCGTGCGACCTTGCTCACAGTAGACGTGCCGGTTGATCGCCACTCATTTGAAGCGACCTTTCCTCATGTGCGGCTCGTCGAGGTTGATACCGGAAGCGGTCAGGACCTACTGGCTAGCTCGAACCAGCATCCGCCGGCGCGGGCATATTCGAACACACTCTTCCATTGGAAATCTGCGTGCGTATTCAGGGTGCTTTCGACCTTGAGTAGGAACATTTCCGTCGACTATGTCGAGTTTCCCGACGAGGGCGGTCTGGCATTCTGTACGTTGCAGGAATGCCGGCTTCGGGGATTTCTGCCCGGAGCGCTGATTGCCGTGCGAGTTCATATGTCGCACACGGCGCACTTGCATGCCGAAGCCAGGCCGCTGGCGATCGACGACTTGAACGTGAGCGACTTAGAACGCAAGTGTCTGCGCGATTGCGACTGTGTGGTGGTGCAAACGGCTGCGTTGGGGGAGTCCGTTCGCCAAATGTTCGGTCTGGCGCAAGAGGAGTGGTCGCAGCGAGTCGTATGCCATGCCATACCGGCGGTGATTGACTTTCATTTGACGCCGCCATCGGCGACACCTTCTTCACTAGACCAAGCTATCGTTTTCGTGTCGACGCTCGAACGTTTCGAGCGACCTGATCTTTTTTTGCGTGGGGTCGCCGGCTTTATGCAAGCGAACCCGGACTACTCGGGCACAATGATTTTGGCCGGAGCTGGCCTCGATCAGGCCTACGCAGCACAGGTTCAGCGGCTAGTTCCATCGTCACTAATCGAGCGGGTAAGAGTCGAGCCAGCGCTTGGGCGGCGCGAGCTCGAAGCATTGATCAGTAGAGCAACCGTTGTATTCTCAAGAAGCTACGGCTCGGTTTGCCTCGCCGCATTAGAAGCTTCGCTTCTTGGTGCGAGAGTAATACTGAATGAAAGAAATAAGGCTTTCGGCGGCGCGACTGGTTGGATCGATGGCATTAATTGTCTGAAGTTTGACGGCACAGTCTTGGGGTTAATGCATACGCTTGAGCGAAACGCTAAGCAGAATGTAGAACTCGAACCACTTCACGTACCTAACAGCGCCTGGCCCTGGATTTGTGCGCCCAGAGTCCAGCGTGCTTGGCGTGCGCCAGATGTCTTGCCGATCGTTTCGATCGTGGTGCCTCATTACGACCTCGGTAATTACTTGGGCGAAACTCTGGAGAGTTTGAATGCGCAGACCTACGAGAACATCGAGATCATCGTTGTGGACGATGCATCGACAGATGCTCGCAGTAAGCTAGCGATCGACTTGCTTACGCGCAATTCGGACCCCCGCCTTAAGGTCGTGCGTCTTGTCGCCAATGTAGGGTTGGCTGCCGCGCGCAACATCGGCGTGCAGCATGCTAGCGGCAAATATGTGCTGACACTTGATGCCGATGATCTGATTCATCCGAGTTTCCTGACGGTCGGTGTGTCTGCATTAGAAAACTGTCCCGAGTTCGACATCGTTGTGACGCCCGCCGGCTACTTCCTTGACGGGGAGTCGGCGCCTTTAGCAAGCGTAGTTACTGATTTCTGTGACTACGCCGTGTTCTCCGGCGAAGCAGTCGTGGCCGGGTTGATCGAGAATCGGTTTTCTACGGCGACTGCGTTGTTCCGAAAATCAGCTCTAGAAAGATTTGCATACGACGAGAGTCTCAACTGTTACGAGGACTGGTCGTTGTTCATGAGAATGTGTGACGCCGGATTGCGGTCCCTCGTTACCACGGAAGTCTTTTTTTACTACCGAAGAAGACCGAATTCGATGGTTCATACCCCTCGCGATGTCGTTCGCAGGCGGATCGAATACGGCGACATGCTGCGGACAGGTGCGCCTGAGGCAGTCAAGCAGAAAGCGAGACATCTTGCAGTGGGAATTGGCTCACCGGTTGCTGGCAATCACGTCTATCCCTCGATGGATGCCATCGCCGCAGAAAATGATGCTGATGCTACTGCGGGGAAAAATCCGGGAGATCTACCAAGCACTGAAGCTGAGACAGAGGAGACACTGGGGCTTTTTGGAGGCCGTGGACAGTATGATCAGCAAGTCGTGTTCGCAAGCCTGAAACTGTCCCGTTGGATGGAGCAAAAGGTGCCCTCGGTGGTAAAGGGAGGCATATCGATGGCTAGGTGGGGGTGGAGGGCGTATCGCGCTTTGCGTGGAACTGGAAAACGATAA
- the galE gene encoding UDP-glucose 4-epimerase GalE, which translates to MILVTGGAGYIGSHTCIELARAGHEFVVLDNFSNSTPAVLARMEQIIGRPVRWHEGDIRDAAALDRIFSELPISAVLHFAGLKAVTESINLPIEYFDNNVHGSVCLLGAMQRAGCKMLVFSSSAAVYGLEQAMPVAEGAVCVTTNPYARTKLVVEELLQDVRLSDPAWRIATLRYFNPAGAHTSGLIGESPRGAPSNLMPLVAQVAAGLRSVVQIFGSDYPSPDGTGVRDFVHVMDLAEGHLAALNFLSRNQNSFLVNLGTGRGATVLEVINAFERASGRRIPYEMAARRVGDIGISFADTNLARELLGWVATRNIDDMCRDAWRWQCAHLH; encoded by the coding sequence TTGATTCTGGTCACTGGCGGGGCCGGATACATCGGCTCCCACACGTGCATCGAACTGGCACGGGCCGGGCATGAATTCGTTGTGCTCGACAATTTCTCCAACAGCACTCCTGCCGTTCTAGCTCGAATGGAGCAGATCATCGGACGACCTGTGCGATGGCACGAAGGCGATATCCGCGATGCGGCGGCGCTGGACAGAATCTTCTCGGAGTTGCCGATATCAGCGGTGTTGCACTTCGCAGGGCTGAAAGCCGTGACTGAGTCGATCAATCTACCGATTGAGTACTTCGACAATAACGTCCACGGTTCGGTTTGCCTCTTGGGCGCGATGCAACGCGCCGGCTGCAAAATGCTGGTCTTTTCATCGTCAGCGGCAGTTTACGGCTTAGAACAAGCGATGCCGGTGGCGGAGGGCGCAGTTTGCGTGACGACCAATCCTTATGCTCGAACAAAGCTCGTCGTTGAAGAGTTGCTGCAAGATGTGAGACTTTCAGACCCGGCATGGCGGATTGCGACACTTCGGTACTTCAATCCGGCCGGTGCTCATACCAGCGGGTTGATTGGTGAGAGCCCGAGGGGGGCACCTAGTAATTTGATGCCATTAGTAGCTCAAGTTGCCGCTGGCCTGCGTTCAGTTGTACAGATCTTTGGTAGCGATTATCCAAGTCCCGACGGAACTGGCGTGCGTGATTTCGTCCATGTGATGGATCTTGCAGAGGGGCACTTGGCCGCCCTCAACTTCCTATCTAGAAACCAAAACAGCTTCCTTGTGAATCTCGGTACTGGTAGAGGCGCGACCGTATTGGAAGTGATCAACGCGTTTGAGCGAGCTAGCGGACGCCGAATTCCATATGAGATGGCTGCGCGCCGGGTGGGGGATATCGGCATCAGTTTTGCCGATACAAATCTTGCTCGCGAGTTGCTGGGTTGGGTTGCAACTCGCAATATAGACGACATGTGCCGTGATGCTTGGCGATGGCAGTGTGCACATCTCCATTAG
- the rfbC gene encoding dTDP-4-dehydrorhamnose 3,5-epimerase: MQTFPTLIPDVLVIEPKVFGDARGFFLESFNQQAFSQALGFSVEFKQDNHSRSTKGVLRGLHYQVKQPQGKLVRVVRGAVFDVAVDIRPSSATFGKWVGVELNEDNHRQLWIPAGLAHGFLVLSETADFLYKTTDYYAPAYERSIAWNDPAIGIEWPLAGATPALSAKDAAALSLAESIAGEVF; this comes from the coding sequence GTGCAAACATTCCCCACGCTCATTCCCGACGTCCTAGTCATCGAGCCGAAAGTATTCGGCGATGCAAGGGGCTTCTTCTTAGAGAGCTTCAACCAGCAGGCGTTCTCCCAGGCCCTCGGTTTCTCTGTGGAGTTTAAGCAAGATAATCACTCACGTTCGACCAAAGGGGTACTGCGTGGTCTTCATTACCAAGTCAAGCAGCCCCAAGGCAAACTGGTCCGCGTGGTACGCGGAGCAGTGTTTGACGTTGCCGTCGATATTCGGCCGTCTTCGGCGACGTTCGGCAAATGGGTTGGCGTGGAACTGAACGAAGACAACCATCGTCAACTCTGGATTCCGGCCGGCCTGGCGCACGGATTTCTAGTGCTGAGCGAAACGGCCGACTTCCTATATAAGACCACCGACTACTACGCGCCCGCTTACGAGCGAAGCATCGCTTGGAACGATCCCGCCATCGGTATCGAGTGGCCGCTCGCCGGTGCCACTCCGGCGTTGTCCGCAAAGGATGCTGCGGCGCTATCGCTTGCCGAAAGCATCGCCGGAGAGGTGTTTTGA